CCAAAGAGCGCGTCACCCACTCCATCTGGTCATGCTCGACAGCTGAAGCCTGTTCTTCTAGCGTTTTAAGGTCACGTTTGCTGACCCTAATCTGGTTCCCGTCGGTGGTTATGAACTTCGCATCAACGAGTTCCTGTAACGCCCTGCCGGTAGCCTCCCGCAAGACAGGTGAGTCCTGACCAAGTGCGCGGGCTATGTGCGCATGAACTGCCTCTGTTTCCAAGACCTCAGCCTTCGATAAAGCTAACCACTCCAGCACAAGAGACTTTGCAACCAGCACTAGTCGGCTTTGCCGAGAAGGTGAGAATTGAAGAGAGATAAGAACATACCGTTCCAAGTCGCGGGCAATGTCCTGCGGTTGCGCACTTGTCGCTCCGCGTGGCTTCCGCTCTGAGATAACCAGTGCAGCCAGGGCTTCCAGAATTGCGGGTATGAAAGTGAAACTCCCATCGTCAGGAAATTCTATGACCGCGACGTTTCGTTGCCGAAACTCTTGATATTGACCTGCCCCGACAGAGCCTTTTGCGCAACAATAAATTGCCGGAGAGCGAAAAATTCGCTCTTTCAAGAGTTCATCCCAGTTTCGGTTGAAGTCTGGGTCTCGCATGCTGTAGCCAAGGAAGATAACTTGATTTGAGCTTACACACTGTGCCAGCAAGTCTTTGAAATCCCGATTGTCTCCGACGCGCTTCCAATCATTTCTGCTGAGTACCATTGATCGGGGCGAAACAATCGATCCATGAGGCTTGACTACGTAAAACTTGTCGGAGGCCATCGCTTCAGCAATGTCGCCTAAAGGAATTCCTTTCCCTTCCTGCGCACAGGCGACCTCCAAACACGAATCAAAGTTTGTTGTAATGATTCCGCGGCAGTCCAGCTTTACTAGTCGTCGATGTGTCTCTCCTGTCTGATCACGGCCGCGAAATACCTCTTCTGCGATTCCATAGAATGTAGGTTCAGGAAGTTCGTCTTGGAGAATCTGGAAAACCTCGTAGTACTGTTCTTTCTTGTACTTGTCTTCTGCGTAGGTTGCAGCGGCGTCATCCAATCCTTTCGATCTAGCTTTCTTCAGAGCTTCTCGCGTTGCCGGACCCCAGAGAGGATAACCGGCTGGCACCGAGAGCCCGGCTCCAACAAAAAAAACCAACTTCTTTGCATCCATCACGTTTTCTAGGAAGATCTTCACTTCCGCAGAAATATCTGGCATCGTTCACCTCTTGGAGCCTTCGCAACTATGCGAGCCGACAAGTATAGCTTGATAACCAGCCAAAACCTGCGATGCCAGGGGAATCGCCCCAAAAATGATGACAGCGGACGCACCTAGTTTCGTAAGACGACAGTGTCAACGGCGCACAATTTGTACCGATAAACGGCTTGTATGAGGTTACGGGGAGTTGTCGGCTACATGGAAATTACCAGAAAGGGCGCTCTGAAAGGTTGCTTTCCGGCTGTTCTAAACTCTAGTTGGCATTTTGAAGCATTGCTTCAATCCGCGCTTATCCGCGTCGATCCGCGGTAAAACTCTCTTGGTTTCTTCGCGTCCGCCAGTGAAACATTCCTACCCGCCCGTCCCGTCATACGTGATCGGCAACGCCAGCACGGCTTCACAGCCTGTCCGGTCAGAGCGGTTGGCGAGCTGCAGAACGCCGCCGTGGGCTTCTGCGATCTGGCGGCTCAGGATCAGACCGATGCCGCTGCCGCCGTGCTTGGTGGTGAAGAATGGAACAAAAAGATTGTCGCTGTTGAGCAGGCCGGGGCCCTGGTCTCGGATGAAGACTTCAACGCTGCGCGCGTTGGTGCGCCAGCCCACTTCCACGGTGCCGGGATGTTTAAGCGTGGGATCAAGCGAGGCGTCGACGGCGTTGCGGATCAGGTTGATCAGCACCTGCTCAATCTGGTCAGGGTCGGCTTCAATGGTGATGGGCGGGCCGCTGAGCGTCGTGACAGGAAGGCGGCGCTCAAGCGATGCGGCGCGCTGCACCAGAGGGCCGATATCGATGCGGGAGCGCGTGGGCGCAGGCATGCGGGCCAGCCGCGTGTAAGCCTGCATGAATCGATTGAGCGATTCAACGCGGTTTTCAATCACGCGCAGGCCCTGGTTCATGTCCTGGGCAACGTCTTCTGGCAGGGCGGCGCGCGCGGTGAGCGAGCCCAGCGTTCCGGCAATGGACTTGATTGGCGCCAGCGAATTGTTGAGCTCATGGCCCAGCACTCGGATGAGGCGCTGCCAGGCCTGGCGCTCTTCTTCACGCAGGGCGCGGCTGAGATCGGAGATGATGAGCAGTTGATGCGGTACGCCGTTCTCGCGGAACTCTGTGTGGCTGATCGCCCATCGGCCATGCTTGCCGGGAAACGTCATCTGCACCGTCTGCGGGCCGGGCGATTGCAGAAATTCTTTTAGCCCAACTTCTTCCGCGGTAAGGCCGAGCATGCGTGGAGCGATGCGTCCCATAAGCTGCTCGCCGGCGCGGTTGACGATGCGCAGCCGCTGTTGCTGATCGAAGGTGAAGACCGCGACGTCGATCTCCATCATTACTTTTTTGAGCAGCGCTGTGGCCTCAAGCGCGCTTACTTTTTGTTGTTGCAGCCGCATAGCCAGCGAGTTGATTTCATAGATCAGGTCGGCCAGCGAGTCTTCACGCCCGCCGCCGCGCAGGCGAAAAGAAAAATCTTCTTCGCGGATGGCGGCCACCATGTTTGAAAGCGTTTGCAGCGGGCGGATGATCTGGCCATGCAGCATCGAGCTGCCGATCATCCACGCCATCCCGATAAACAGCGTGACGGTCCACTTGAGTTCCAGCGAGTGGTGGCCCAGCCAGAGAAAGAGTTCGGCGACAACGGCGCCGGGCAGGCTGATGAGGAGGGTCATCAGAAGGATGCGCGTGTCAAAATTCAGCTTGATCCGTGTTTCCGGTTTTACGGCGAGAGTGCGGACGGGTTGTTGGGATTGCGGATCAGACGCCATACTTTTGCATGCGGCGATAAAGCGCGCTTCGGCTCAAGCCGAGCGCGTCTGCCGCATGGCTGATATTACCTGAATGGCGTGCCAGGGCCTTCTTGATCAGCAGGTTTTCGACTTCTTCCAGGCTCAGCTCTTCAATGCGTCCGGTAACGGCTTTGTCGGTTTCCAGGCCCAGATCGACTCCCTGAATGTGATCGCTGGTGCTCATTAAAACGGCGCGTTCGATCGAATGGTCCAGCTCTCTCACGTTTCCTGGCCATGGATGGTCCAGCATTTTTTGCAACGCTGAAGGATCGAATCCCTTCACCGGCTTGCGATATCGCTGCGCATACAGCTTAAGGAAATGCGCCGCCAGCAGCGGAATATCTTCTTTGCGTTCGCGCAGCGGAGGAATAGGCAGCTCAACCGTGTTGAGACGGAAAAGCAAATCCGGACGGAAGCGCCCTTCAGCGCTTTCCAGTTTCAGGTCAGCGTTGGTGGCGGAAATCACGCGGACATCGACTTTATGCGTCTTCGACGAACCAACGCGCTCCATCTCGCCGGTTTCCAGCACGCGCAGCAGCTTGGCTTGCTGTTTCATCGGGACGTTGGCAATTTCGTCGAGAAATAGCGTGCCGCGATCCGCCAGTTCAAAGCGGCCGACTCGATCTGCGCGCGCGTCAGTAAACGCGCCCTTCACGTGGCCAAACAGCTCGCTTTCAAACGTGCCTTCCGGCAGGCCGCCCGTGTTGACGGTAATCATCGGCCGTCCGCTGCGCGAAGAAAGCGCATGTAGCGTCTGCGCCACAACTTCTTTGCCGGTTCCGTGCTCGCCGGTGATCAGGACGTTGGCATCGCTTGGCCCAATGCGGCTCAGCAGCGTCAACAGCGGCTCCATCGCTTTCGATTCCGCAATGAATACCGGACGGTTCTGCGCGCGCAGCAAACTGTTTTCCGCTTCCAACCGTTCTGCGCGCCGCATGATGCGATACAAATCTACCTGTGTGCGAATAATGCTCAGCAGCCGGTGGTTGTCCCAGGGCTTTTGGATGAAATCGCGCGCGCCGCGCCGCATCGCTTCCACGGCCAGCTCAACGCTTCCCCACGCTGTCATCACCACGATTGGAAGTTTGCTGTCCGCCTGTTGCACGCGAGTAAGCAGATCGATCCCTTCCTGTCCAGAGGTGGTGTCCCTTTGGTAGTTCAGGTCCATCAGCATAATGTCGAATTCGTTGCTCTGCACCGCTTCCAGCGCGGAAGCCGGACTGTTGACCGTCTCCGTCGAGAACCCTTCAGCCTTCAGCAACAAACGCAGCGCTTCACGGACGTCCGCCTGATCGTCTGCAATCAAAATGCGGACTGGCTCAGACCTGGTCGCTGTGGTGCTCACGAATTCCTGCGTTTTAGTCGACACCAAACTTCTCCTGCTTTCAAAACTTCACTGCTTGATCGATTCCGCTTAGGCCGTCGCGCTACCTGGATGCACAGCGGAATCTTCCACAATCCATCCATCTTTAAGCTGAATAATACGATTCCCAAAGGCCGCGTTCGCTTCCGAATGCGTAACTTGAATAATCGTAGTTCCCTGCTCGTTCAACTTTCTGAACAGCTCCATGATCTCTTTGGCCTGTCCGGAATGCAGGTTGCCCGTCGGCTCGTCGGCCAGAATCAGTTTTGGATTTCCCGCTACGGCGCGCGCTACGCCTACCAACTGCTGCTGTCCGCCGGAAAGCTGGTTTGGATACAAATCTTTTTTGCCGACGATCTGAAAACGGTCCAGAATGTCCGCCACCATTGAAGCACGCTGCGCCCGCGGAATATCCCGGTAAGAAAGCGGCACATCAATATTTTCCTGCACTGTCAGGTTGTCCAGCAGGTGATAACTCTGGAAGACAAAGCCAACAAACCTGCGGTTCAACTCCGCCCGTCTCTTGCGATCCAGCTTATGCACCAACTGCTCGGCAAAAACGTATTCGCCGGCCCAACCGTCGTCCAGCATGCCAACAATGCTCAGCAGCGTGGTCTTTCCCGCGCCGGAAGGGCCCATAATGGTCACAAACTCTCCCTCTTTTATGTCGATATTGATGCGCCGCAGCAGCCACACCGTCCCGGCCGGGCTCTTGATCGTTTTTTCTACGTTGCGAAGTTGAATCATGTGTCCTTTATCGAACCTTTGAAGACTCTTCTTTCATTTTCTCATGACCGCCAAGCCGCCACTCTGCTCAATGCCACGTTGCCTACTCATGCCGCAATGCGATCATCGGATCCACTTTTGCCGCTCGTCGCGCTGGAATATAGCAAGCCAGCGTCGCAACAGAGCCCAGGATCAGCGCGATCACAACGAACGTCGCTGGATCATGCCGCCCCACTCCATATAACACGTTCGGCAGCAGGTTCGTCAGCCCTATGGCCAGCGGCACGCCGATCACAAGCCCGATCAACGTAAGCTTGATGCCTTCCCGCAGGACCACCGTGAGGATATTTTTCTGGTCCGCGCCCAGCGCCAGACGAATGCCAATCTCTCTGGTGCGCTGGTTTACCCAGTATGAAAGCACGCCATAGATTCCAATTGCCGCCAGCATCAGCGCCAACACGGCAAACGTGGTAATAAGAAACATCAGCGTCCGTTCTGAAGTCATGGAGCGCGAGATCAACTGGTCCATGGTGGCAACACTATTGAGCGGCAGGCTGTTGTCCATGCTGGCCACCAACCTGCGCAATTGCTGCACCGCAACCGCAGCATCGCCCTTGCTGCGGATCACCAGATAGCGTTGTGTAATCGGAACGTGATAACGCTGGTGCTGATCAAAGGGGATAAGCACTTCGCCCTGAAGCCAAGGCGATCCGTAGTGCCTTACGTCATTGACAATGCCGATAATGGTGAACCACGGATTCTGTTCATTCGCCAGATCTCGAGCTTTTCCTAGCCTCAACCGCCTCCCAATGGGATCCTTGTCGTGCAGCCAGACATGAACAAAGGACCGGCTCACTAATGCCACAGGCGCGCTGCTGTCATTATCCGCCAGTGTAAAGTTTCTGCCCTGTACAAGAGGGATTTTCATTGTGCGCAGATAGTCAGGCGTCACGTAGTGCAGACGGGTGTTATTCTCCTGACTGGGACCAGGAATTGGGTCGCCATCCACCATGAAACTGTAACCCCAACTGTCCCCAGAAAATTCCAGTGGCATATTCACAGCAGATGACTCAATACCCGGAGTCGCATTCAGCTTTTCCACCAGTGTGTCAAAAAAGACATCAAGATCGGGCTGCGTCTTGTACTTGTTCAGCGGAAGTTGGATTCCTGCGGTGATCAGGTTGCGGTGATCGAATCCTGTTTCCTGCCTGATCATACGGACAAAGCTTTGCACCAACAGGCCGGCGCCCACCAGCAGCACCAGAGAAATCGCCAGTTCCGCAACCACCAGCATATTTTTGATGCGTTGTCGTCCGGTGCTGACGGTTTTCTGGACTCCATTCTGCAAGGCTCCGCGAAAGTATGCGATGTGCCATGCTGGGGCCAGACCAAAACCAATCCCCGTAAGAATCGATACTAATAAGGTGAACCCGACAACTAGCGCGCTGAGATGAATTTCCGGCAGACGAACCAGCGTCTCCGGCGCCAGCCGCAGAAGTGCGTGGACGCCCGCTGACGCCAAGAGCAGTCCCAGAGCGCCTCCAGAGATTCCAAGCAGAACGCTTTCCGTCAGCATCTGACGGAAAAGCCGCGACCGCGGCGCACCCAGTGACAGACGGATTGCCATTTCACTTTGCCGGGCGGTCGCTCTTGCCAGTAATAGGTTCGCGACATTCGCACAAGCAATCAACAAGACCAGTCCGACGGCAGCAAGCAGGATTAAAAGCCAGTCATGCACTCTCCAGGTGATCTCATCGTAAAGAGACCAGACATTGGCCTGCTTTGGGTAATCCACTTCCGGATATGCCCTGGCCAACCGCGCGGAGATCAAATCAAAATCAGACTGGGCTTGTTCCATGGTTACGCCTGCCTTGAGTCGTGCAATGGCATGAACGCCATCATGCTTAGCGCGGTCCTGCTTTTCGCGGGTATTAGCGGTCAAGCCTATCGGAACGAAGATTTCGGCAGAATCATCACGAGGAACCTGAAAACCCGCTGGCATCACGCCAACAACGTGATAGGCGCGTTCATCCAGATTAATGACTTGGCTTAATACGCTCGGATCGCCACCGAGTCGTTGCTGCCAGAATTTGTAGCTGACCAACGTAACCGGAGTAGCTGAAGGCTGATCATCCGCAGACACAAAACCACGGCCAATTACTGGCTTGACGCGCAGAGTGGGGAAAAAACCTTCCGCCACATAACTTCCCGGAACCAGTTCCGCCTCCTCGTGTCCGGTAAGAACAAAAGAGGCGGGCTGGATGGCGCCGATGTTTTCGAAGACTTTATTCTGTGCGGCCCAATCCAGGTAATTCGGATATCCAAGGCTGCCCCCGTCCCCTTCTACTAGGTAAACCAGCCGATCCGGCTCAGGATATGGCAGCGGCTGCAACAGGACGGCATTCACCACGGTAAAGATGGCTGAATTCGCGCCGATGCCCAGCGCCAGCGTAAGCACGGCAACGGCCGCAAAGCCGGGGTTCTTCCGCAGCATGCGCAGGCCGTAGCGAAAGTCTTGAAAGAGAGTTCCCATGCTATTCGTATCGCAACGCGATCATCGGATCCACTTTCGTCGCTCGCCGCGCCGGAATGTAGCTCGCCAGCAAGGTGATCGCCAGAAGCACCGCAAGCACCAGCAGCATGGAAACCGGATCGGTCCCTTTCAGCCCAAACAGCATCGACGAAAAAAGTCTGCTCGCCAATATCGCTGCGGGTACTCCAATCACCACTCCCAGCAGCACAAGCTTTCCTGCTTCCTGCAAAATCATTTTCAGCACGCTGCCGCGTTGCGCGCCCAGCGCCATGCGCACGCCAATCTCGCGGGTGCGTCCCGCTACTGAATATGAAAGGATTCCGTACAACCCTATCGCCGCTAAAAGCAGCGCAAGACCCGCAAAAACACTGGAGAGTCGCGCAATCAGGACCTGGTCGCTAATAGCTCGCTCCGTCAATTCATTGAGTGAGCGAATATTATTCACGGGAATGTTTGCGTCCAGACTCTTAATCTGTTTGCGTACGGCCTCGGCCACAGCAACAGGATTTCCCACTGTCCTTACCACAAAATTCACTACGGGAATCTGCCCAATCGATTGCGAAAGCGGCAGGTAGAACCTTCGATCAATACTACCCTTAAGCTTGTGGTCACGGGCATCCCGCGCCACTCCAACTATCTCCACCGGCCCTTTGGATTCCTGATCATCAACAATAAATTTTCTGCCAATGGGATTCGCCTGTCCAAAATAGAACTTAGCCATCGTCTCATTGATCACGGCCACTCTCGGTGAAGTCGCTGTGTCCTGCAATCCAATATCGCGCCCCAGAAGCATTGGGATTCCTACACCGAGGAAATAGTTCGGGGCCACCTCGTCAAACGCGGCCTGCAAATCAGCGTCATTCTTTGAGCTGTAACCTTCCACTTTGATACTGTTTCCTGATTCGCTCCCGCTGAAGAGCCCATTCTTGGAACTCGTCACCGCACGAACTCCGGGCAGGCTGCCAATCTTCTCCGCCAGCTCATTGGCAAAGCTCGCAATCCTCACTTTGTCATAACCCGCGGCCAATGGATCTGTAGACACCACCAGCAAATGTTCACGGTTGTAGCCCAGGTCAACGTTGCGAATATTTTGCAGGCTGTGTACCAGCAGCCCGGCTACAAACAGCACCAGTAGTGACACGGCTACCTGCCCTGTCACCAGCAATTTTCCCCAGTTCCAGCCGGCATTGGCGCTGCTTCCATTTTGCGATCCGGATTTCAGCGTAAGGGCCGCCGCCACACGGCGTGAACGCAGCGCGGGTATCAGGCCAAACAGCACGCCGGTAAGCAGACACACCACGGCGGTAAAAACAAATACCCGCAGATCGGGTGAAGCTTCCAGATCTTTGTTTCCGCTTAGTTTTAGCAGCGCGTCTGTGCCCCAGCGCGCAAGCAGGAATCCTAGCGCTCCACCCGCAAAAGCCAGAAGAATGCTTTCCGTCAAAAGCTGGCGGACGATTCGGCCCGGAGCGGCGCCAATCGCCACTCTTACGGCGAATTCCTTCCTGCGTGAGGAAGCTCGCGCCAGCAGCAGGTTTGCCACGTTGACGCACGCAATTACCAGGACCAGCGCCACAATAATCATCAGCAGCAAAAGCGGTTGCTGGAAATCGCCACGCAGATCAGAAAAGCCGCCTCCGCCCGCGCTCACCGGGACCTTGTCTGCCTTCAGATTATCCAGATCGTCCTTGGAAAGTTTTGCTTTAAGCGGCCCGCTGACCAACTGCTGGACCACCAGGTTCACGTTCGCCGCGGCTTTCTCCACCGTCACTCCGGGCTTCAGGCGGGCGATCACGTGCAGCCAGCTCGCGTTGTAGTCTTCCAGCCATTTGCGGCCGTTAATCACTTGCTCCTGCATTGTCACGGGGACCCACAAATCTTGTGCGTCGCCCACCGTGTCGCCGTAGAATCCCGGCGGCGCAACGCCTATCACGGTAAAGG
This sequence is a window from Terriglobia bacterium. Protein-coding genes within it:
- a CDS encoding ABC transporter permease gives rise to the protein MGTFFQDLRYALRMLRKNPAYTAVAIITLALGIGANTAIFSLENAVMLKMLPVKNPAELVVVGDPTDVHGRHMGDPQVTSFSYPLYRDIRDGNSVFTAMLASGEVHRLRITGDSIGEISGNTTGVLVSGNYFAVLGVNALYGHVITPDDDSAPGAHPVTVVSYGFWKNKLGENPNIVGQTLRINNYPFTVIGVAPPGFYGDTVGDAQDLWVPVTMQEQVINGRKWLEDYNASWLHVIARLKPGVTVEKAAANVNLVVQQLVSGPLKAKLSKDDLDNLKADKVPVSAGGGGFSDLRGDFQQPLLLLMIIVALVLVIACVNVANLLLARASSRRKEFAVRVAIGAAPGRIVRQLLTESILLAFAGGALGFLLARWGTDALLKLSGNKDLEASPDLRVFVFTAVVCLLTGVLFGLIPALRSRRVAAALTLKSGSQNGSSANAGWNWGKLLVTGQVAVSLLVLFVAGLLVHSLQNIRNVDLGYNREHLLVVSTDPLAAGYDKVRIASFANELAEKIGSLPGVRAVTSSKNGLFSGSESGNSIKVEGYSSKNDADLQAAFDEVAPNYFLGVGIPMLLGRDIGLQDTATSPRVAVINETMAKFYFGQANPIGRKFIVDDQESKGPVEIVGVARDARDHKLKGSIDRRFYLPLSQSIGQIPVVNFVVRTVGNPVAVAEAVRKQIKSLDANIPVNNIRSLNELTERAISDQVLIARLSSVFAGLALLLAAIGLYGILSYSVAGRTREIGVRMALGAQRGSVLKMILQEAGKLVLLGVVIGVPAAILASRLFSSMLFGLKGTDPVSMLLVLAVLLAITLLASYIPARRATKVDPMIALRYE
- a CDS encoding ABC transporter permease; this translates as MGTLFQDFRYGLRMLRKNPGFAAVAVLTLALGIGANSAIFTVVNAVLLQPLPYPEPDRLVYLVEGDGGSLGYPNYLDWAAQNKVFENIGAIQPASFVLTGHEEAELVPGSYVAEGFFPTLRVKPVIGRGFVSADDQPSATPVTLVSYKFWQQRLGGDPSVLSQVINLDERAYHVVGVMPAGFQVPRDDSAEIFVPIGLTANTREKQDRAKHDGVHAIARLKAGVTMEQAQSDFDLISARLARAYPEVDYPKQANVWSLYDEITWRVHDWLLILLAAVGLVLLIACANVANLLLARATARQSEMAIRLSLGAPRSRLFRQMLTESVLLGISGGALGLLLASAGVHALLRLAPETLVRLPEIHLSALVVGFTLLVSILTGIGFGLAPAWHIAYFRGALQNGVQKTVSTGRQRIKNMLVVAELAISLVLLVGAGLLVQSFVRMIRQETGFDHRNLITAGIQLPLNKYKTQPDLDVFFDTLVEKLNATPGIESSAVNMPLEFSGDSWGYSFMVDGDPIPGPSQENNTRLHYVTPDYLRTMKIPLVQGRNFTLADNDSSAPVALVSRSFVHVWLHDKDPIGRRLRLGKARDLANEQNPWFTIIGIVNDVRHYGSPWLQGEVLIPFDQHQRYHVPITQRYLVIRSKGDAAVAVQQLRRLVASMDNSLPLNSVATMDQLISRSMTSERTLMFLITTFAVLALMLAAIGIYGVLSYWVNQRTREIGIRLALGADQKNILTVVLREGIKLTLIGLVIGVPLAIGLTNLLPNVLYGVGRHDPATFVVIALILGSVATLACYIPARRAAKVDPMIALRHE
- a CDS encoding ABC transporter ATP-binding protein translates to MIQLRNVEKTIKSPAGTVWLLRRINIDIKEGEFVTIMGPSGAGKTTLLSIVGMLDDGWAGEYVFAEQLVHKLDRKRRAELNRRFVGFVFQSYHLLDNLTVQENIDVPLSYRDIPRAQRASMVADILDRFQIVGKKDLYPNQLSGGQQQLVGVARAVAGNPKLILADEPTGNLHSGQAKEIMELFRKLNEQGTTIIQVTHSEANAAFGNRIIQLKDGWIVEDSAVHPGSATA
- a CDS encoding sigma-54 dependent transcriptional regulator — encoded protein: MLIADDQADVREALRLLLKAEGFSTETVNSPASALEAVQSNEFDIMLMDLNYQRDTTSGQEGIDLLTRVQQADSKLPIVVMTAWGSVELAVEAMRRGARDFIQKPWDNHRLLSIIRTQVDLYRIMRRAERLEAENSLLRAQNRPVFIAESKAMEPLLTLLSRIGPSDANVLITGEHGTGKEVVAQTLHALSSRSGRPMITVNTGGLPEGTFESELFGHVKGAFTDARADRVGRFELADRGTLFLDEIANVPMKQQAKLLRVLETGEMERVGSSKTHKVDVRVISATNADLKLESAEGRFRPDLLFRLNTVELPIPPLRERKEDIPLLAAHFLKLYAQRYRKPVKGFDPSALQKMLDHPWPGNVRELDHSIERAVLMSTSDHIQGVDLGLETDKAVTGRIEELSLEEVENLLIKKALARHSGNISHAADALGLSRSALYRRMQKYGV
- a CDS encoding PAS domain-containing sensor histidine kinase; translated protein: MASDPQSQQPVRTLAVKPETRIKLNFDTRILLMTLLISLPGAVVAELFLWLGHHSLELKWTVTLFIGMAWMIGSSMLHGQIIRPLQTLSNMVAAIREEDFSFRLRGGGREDSLADLIYEINSLAMRLQQQKVSALEATALLKKVMMEIDVAVFTFDQQQRLRIVNRAGEQLMGRIAPRMLGLTAEEVGLKEFLQSPGPQTVQMTFPGKHGRWAISHTEFRENGVPHQLLIISDLSRALREEERQAWQRLIRVLGHELNNSLAPIKSIAGTLGSLTARAALPEDVAQDMNQGLRVIENRVESLNRFMQAYTRLARMPAPTRSRIDIGPLVQRAASLERRLPVTTLSGPPITIEADPDQIEQVLINLIRNAVDASLDPTLKHPGTVEVGWRTNARSVEVFIRDQGPGLLNSDNLFVPFFTTKHGGSGIGLILSRQIAEAHGGVLQLANRSDRTGCEAVLALPITYDGTGG